The genomic region CGGGCCGTAGGAGTCGGCGGTGTCGAAGAACGTGACGCCGAGCTCGGCGGCGCGGCGGATGACGCGGACGGCCTCGGCGGGATCCTCGGGGGCGCCCCAGACGCCCTCGCCGGTCAGCTGCATGGTGCCGTAGCCGAGCCGGACGACGGGCAGGTCGCCGCCGATGGTGAACGTGCCGGATGCCTCGGCAGGACGGGTGGTGGTGTCGGTCATGTGGACCCTCCTCGGGTGTCGATGACGAGGGGGCGTCTGCCGCCCTCGGGACCCTGGTGCCAACGCGCCGACCCGCCGATCCATGCCCGATGCGCGCGACGAGGACGAGACCCTCAGGCTCCGGTCGAGGGTGAGGCGGATCCGCCCGCTCCCCTCGTGGATGTCGGCGCCCGTTCCTACACTCGGATCAGATGTTCGAACATCCGTTCGAACGCGGGGAGCGCGGCCGGCGCGACGGGCGAGAGGAGCGGCACCATGCGGATCGACGAGGACGTGGAGGTCGAGCTCTCGGGAGACGGCTCGCCGCTGCGGTTCACCTGGCGGGGCGTGGTCTACGGGGTGGTGAGCTCGCCCGAGCGGTGGATCGCGCGGGTCGACTGGTGGCAGCGCACGGGCCGCGCGCCCCGCGGCGCGAGCGCCCACCTGCTGGAGCTGCGGATGTGGCGCGTCGAGGCCGTGCCGCTCACCACGGGCGCGCGCCGGGTCGACGGCTCGTTCGACCTGAGCGTCGACGCGCGCGGCCGCTGGTCGCTCGTCACCGCGTCGGACGAGGAGCTCGACGTGCGCCTGTTCGCGTGAGGTCGGGCGGCCAGCCGGGGAATAGCCGGGGTCGCCCGCGCCTTCACCCCATCGGCGCCGCGCACGGCGTCCCGCACGCAGGTCACCCGGGCCGCGGCGCACGGAGGGATCCCGCATGGCGGCACTCGAGTGGCTGTTCGACGCGCAGCTCCGGATCGGCGACCAGACCATCCTCTGGCGCGAGATCGTCGGCAACCTCTTCGGCCTCGCCAGCGCGCTCGGCGGCATGCGCCGGAAGGTCTGGGCGTGGCCCGTCGGCATCGTCGGCAACGTGCTCCTCTTCACCGTCTTCCTCGGCGCCGTCTTCGGCACGCCGAACCCCGTGAACCTCCTCGGCCAGGCCGGCCGCCAGGTCATGTTCATCGCCGTCTCGGTCTACGGCTGGTACCGCTGGCAGCAGGCGCGGCACGGCGGCGCGCCCGTCGTCCCGCAGTGGGCGTCGGGCCGCGAGCGGATCCTGCTCGTGGTCGCGCTCGTCGGCGGCACCGCGATCCTCACGCCCGTCTTCCGCGCGCTCGGCTCCTACGAGCCCGTGTGGGCCGACGCCTGGATCTTCGTCGGCTCGCTCCTCGCCACCTACGGCATGGCCAAGGGCTGGGTCGAGTTCTGGCTGATCTGGGTGGCCGTCGACCTCGTCGGCGTGCCGCTGCTCGTGAGCGCCGGCTACTACGCCTCCGCGTTCATGTACGTCTTCTACGGCGCATTCACGCTCACGGGCTTCTTCGTCTGGATGCGCGCCCGCGGCACCGGCGCGCCCGCGGTCGAGACGGCCTTCCCGGATCCGCGCGTCGTCGAGGCGCCCGCCGACCGCTGACCGGACGCCGGACGGGCCCGCCGCGGCGCCAGGTCAGCCCCGGCCGTTGGAGCAGGTGCTCTGCGCCGCCGTCTGCCCGGTGATGCTCTCGTCGAGCACCTCCGACGTGGGGGCCGGCGCGGGCGCGGAGCCGTCCGTCGGCGGCTCGGTGGTGGCCGGCGGGGTCGTCGTGCCGTCGGCCGGCACGCTGCCCGACTCGTCGGTCTGGCCGGTCTGGCCGAGCGAGAAGTCCGCGTCGGACGCCAGCAGCCCCACCAGCTGCGCCGCCGCGTCCGTGTCGGGCTGCACGCGCCCGTTGGCGAGCACCGTGCCCGGATACTGCACGAACACCACGTCGTCGAGCGGGATGTCCTTGAAGGTCAGCGCGACCGACACGAGCGTGTCGAGGTTGGCGAGCGAGGTCGACAGTTGCATGTTGTCGACGACCGCGCGCGCGATCCCGTAGAGCTTCGCGGGGTTGGTGAGCGTGTCGGTGCTCTTGATCGTGCGCACGAGCGCGCTCAGGAACACCTGCTGGTTGCCGATGCGCGAGATGTCGCTGCCGTCGCCCACGCCGGCGCGGGTGCGGAGGAACTGCACGGCGTCCTTGCCCTGGAGCGGGTGGATGCCGGGATCCAGCGACAGGTCGGTCTTCTTGTCGTAGATGCCGTTGGCCACGCAGACCTCGACGCCGCCGACCGCGTTCGACATCTCCACCACGCCGTTGAACTGCACGACGCCGCCGTACGGGATGTCGAGCCCGGTGAGGCCCTCGACCATGCGGACGGTGCACTCGAACCCGCCGCGCGACAGCGACTCGTTGAGCTGGGCGCGGGAGCTGGCGGCGTACTTCGTGCCGTCGGGGCCCTCGCACTCCGGGATCGGCACGAGCATGTCGCGCGGGAAGGAGATGACCGTGGCGCGGCTGCTGTCCTCGCTGATGTGGAGCAGCATCGTCACGTCGTTGAGGGTGGCCGTGCCCACGTCCTTCGCGGCGCCGTAGCCGTCGCCCTGGCCGGCGCGGCTGTCGCTGCCGACGATGAGGATGTTGGCGCCGCCGTCGATGCCGCCGAGCGAGGGCGGCATCGTCTGGCCGTCCGAGATGTCGACCGTATTGTCGGCGACGGTGCGGGAGAGGTCCGCGAAGACGATGGTCAGCAGCGATGCGGCGGCCGCGAACGCGACCGCGGCGACCATGCCGATGCCCTTCATGACGGCGCGTCCGGCGCTCGGGGTGCGGAGACGCCCGTGCCGGGCGATGCCGCGGACGCGGGCCCGGTCGGTGCGGGTCCGCTGGGGGGGCGTGCTGCATGGGTGGGTCTCTCGTCGCCGGGCGGGGAGTGCCGGGCGCGGGCACCCGGATCCTCCACAGGCTAGCCGAGGCCCGTGGAGAGTCCGCTCGGCGCGCAGGGCCGATGCGCTATGCGCCCGTGCTCTCCTCGTCGCGCAGGTGGGCGTCGAGGAACGCGTCGATCCGGTGCCACGCGTCCGCCGCCGACGCGGGCTCCGGGCCCATGCCCACCGCGCGCAGCACCGGGCGCAGCGGCCGGGGACCCATCTCGGCGTCGTTGAGGAAGGAGTGCCCGGCGGCCGGGTACTCGCGCACGTCGTGCGCGATGCCGTGCGCCGACAGCGCGGCCTCGAGCCGGTCGGCGGATCCCGCGAGCTGCCGGTCGCGTCCGCCGTAGCTCGCGACGATGGGGCACGCGCCCTCGAGCACGCCGTCGAGGTCCTCGGGGAGCATGCCGTAGTTGACGCTCGACGCGTCGAAGCCGCGGGAGGCCGCCGCGAGGGCGAACCCGCCGCCCATGCAGAAGCCGATGACGCCCACGCGGCCCGTGCAGTCGGCCCGGGCGAGGAGCGCGCGGCGGGCCGACTCGACGTCGACGAACGCGCGGCCCTCCCCCGCCGCCAGCGTGCGGAAGGTCGCGACCAGGCAGCGGCGCGCGCCGCCCGCGGAGAAGAGGTCGGGCATCAGCGCGAGGAAGCCGGCCTCGGCGAGGCGCTCGGCCTGGCGGCGCATCACGTCGGTGACGCCGAAGGCCTCGTGCACCACCACGACCGCGGGCCACGGCCCCTCGCCCGCCGGCACCGCCAGCACGCCGTGCAGCCCGGGCGACGCCTCGGGCGCGGCCGCGGGCAGGGGGATCTCGCTGAGGATCACGGGCATGCCCTCACGCTAGGACGCGACGAGGGCGCCGCCGCCGGGAGGCGACGACGCCCAGGGATCCGTCATGCGGGAGGCCGGCGCGGCCGGCGCGGCCGGCGCGGGCGGACAGCGCCAGGCGGTCGGCCCCGCGGTTCCGGCGCGGTACTCGGCCATGGGCACGCGGTCGCCCTTCCAAGCGCGCATGACGGGCGCGACGATGCGCCAGCAGCGCTCGGCCACGTCGCCGCGGACGGAAAGACGGGGATCGCCCGCGAGGATGCCGTCGAGGACCTCGCCGTACGGGGTGAGCTCGGGCTCGGCGAACTCCGCGCGGAACGTGGACTGCGTGAGCGTGAAGGGCTCGCCCGTGCCGTCCATCGTGACCTCGAGCGAGATGCCGTCGGGCTTGAGGTCGATGATGAGGCGGTCCGGCCGGGCGGAGCCGTGGAGGCCCCGCGGCAGGTGCGCCACGGGCTTGAAGGTGACGATGATGCGCTTCGACGCCTCCTTGAGGGCCTTGCCCGAGCGGAGGCGGAACGGCACGCCCGCCCACCGCGCGTTGGCGACGCCGAACGTGACCTCGGCGAGCGTCTCCGTCTCGTTGGCCGGATCCACCCCGTCCTCCTTGGCGTACGCGGGGATGCGGGTGCCGTCGACCGTGGCGCCCGTGTAGCGGGCCCGGCGGCTGTGGGCGATGGGGTCGTTGTCCCAGACCTCCGTGGCGCGGAGGACCGAGGCGATGTTCGAGCGCAGGTCGTCCGGGTCGATGCTCGCGGGCGGCTCCATCGCGAAGACCGCGAGGACCTGCAGCAGGTGGCTCTGGATCATGTCGACGAGCGCGCCCGACTTGTCGTAGTAGGCGGCGCGGCCCTCGAGCGCGAGCGTCTCGTCGTAGAGGATCTCGACCTGCTCGATGTCCTTCGCGCTCCACACCGACTCGAAGAAGCGGTTCGCGAAGCGCAGCGACACGAGGTTGAGCACCGTGGAGAGGCCGAGGAAGTGGTCGGTGCGGTGGATGCGGTCCTCCGGCACGAGCTTCAGCAGCTGGCGGTTGAGCTGCGCGGCGCTGCGGCTGTTCGAGCCGAACGGCTTCTCGAGCGCCAGCGTGGTGCCCTCCGGCAGGTCGAGCTTCGCCAGCTGCTCGCAGACCGCGATGGAGATGGCCGGCGGGAGCGCGAAGTAGAGGGCCGGCGCGCCCTCGCACGCGTCGAGGACGCGCTTCAGGTCGTCGAGGTCGGTGGGGTCGGCCTGGATGTACTTCGTGGACGAGACGATGCCCGCCGCCCGGCGTCCCGTGGCGTCCACCGAGTCGAACGCGGTGCGGACCGTCTTCGTCCACTCCTGGGCGCTGCGCTCGCTCCGGCCGGTGCCGATGAGCTGGATCCGCCGCCCCCGATCGCTCGCCACGAGGCTGCCGAGACCCGGCAGGAGGAGGCGTTCCGTGAGGTCGCCGCTGGCGCCGAGGATGACGAGGGTGGAGGGTTCGCTGGTCATCCTCCGAGACTACGGGTCGCGGCTGCCGGGCAGCCGACCTACACTGGGCGAGTCGAACATCCGTTCGAACATCGCGTCCGGGGAGGACGCGGGCGGACATCGAGGGAGGCGCGCGTGAGCTTCACCCACCTGCATGTCGCGTCCGCCTTCTCCGCCCACTTCGGCACCACCGCGCCCGAGACGCTGGTCGACGAGGTCGCGTCCCGCGGTGCGTCGGCGGCGGCCATCACCGACCGCGACGGGCTGTACGGCGCGGTCCGCCACATCCGCCGTTGCATCGCCGCCGGGGTCTCCCCCGTGGTCGGCGCGGAGCTCGGGCTCACGGGCGAGCACCCGGGCCGGATCACGGTGCTCGCGCACGGCGGCACGCGCGGCCAGGGCTGGGCGGCGCTCAGCCGGCTCATCAGCGCGAGCCACGGGCGCGGCACGGCGAGGAGCACCGCCCGGAGCGCCCAGGCCGGCATCGCGCGCACGCGGCCGCCCGCGTTCCTGCTCGGCGAGGAGGGGCCCGTCGGCACCGTCATGCTCGGGCCCGACTCGGACGTCGGCCGCGCCGTCGCGGCGGGCGACCACGCGCTCGCGTCCCGCCACCTGGCCGAGTGGGCCCGGCTCCTGCCCGGCGCGGTCGTCGTCGAGGTGGTCTGCCACTTCACCGAGCCCGGCGAGTCCGGGAGCCTCCGCCACGCCGCCCGCATGCTCGAGCTCGCCGAGGCCCACCGCATACCCGCGGTGCTCACCAACGCCGTGCGCTACCTCGAGCCCGACGACGCGCTCACGGGCGACGTGCTCGACTCCGCGGGCACGCTCCGGCCGCTCGGGTCGTTCCGCCCGCAGCCCAACGGCCAGGCGTGGCTCAAGACCCCGGCCGAGATGCAGGGGATCGCGCGGGAGGTCGCGGGCGCGTCGTCCCTCGACCGCCGGGCGGGCGAGGCGCTGCTGCGCGCCACGGAGGAGCTCGCCGACCGCTGCCACCTGGATCCCGACGCCGACCTCGCCTGGCGGAAGCCGAAGCTGCCGGAGAAGTCCGTCATCGGCGTCACGGGCGACCCGGACGAGGCGCTCTGGCGGAAGGCCGAGGCCGGCGTCACCGAGCGCTTCGGGCACGTCGACGAGGCCATGCGGCAGCGCGTGCTCGCCCGGATGCGCACCGAGCTCACGACCATCACGGGCTTCGGCTTCGCCACCTACTTCCTCACCGTGGCCGACGTGTGCGCGCTCATGCGCGACATGGGCGTGCGCAACCAGGCGCGGGGATCCGGCGCGGGCAGCCTCGTCAACTACCTGCTGCGCATCTCCAACGTCGACCCGCTCGAGCACGACCTGCTGTTCGAGCGCTTCCTCGGCAAGGTGCGCTCGACGCTGCCCGACATCGACATCGACGTGGAGTCCGCGCGCCGGCACGAGGTGTACCACCGCGTGTTCGAGAAGTACGGCAGCAACCGGGTCACCCTGCTGTCGATGCAGAACACCTACCGGGCCCGCGGCGCCGCGCGCGACGCGGGGCTCGCGCTCGACCTCGACGAGCAGCAGATCGACTTCATCGCCAAGAACATCTGGCGCTTCAACGCGCGCGAGTTCCGGGCGGTGCTCGAGACGAAGCCCGAGCTCAAGCCCATCGCCGACCTCGTGCGCGACGACCCGAGCATCGACCTGCTGGTCGACCTCACGGAGCGGCTCGACCGGCTCCCCCGGCACATCTCCATGCACCCGTGCGGCGTGATCCTCGGCGACTCCGACCTGCTCAGCACGAGCCCCGTGCAGCCGAGCGGCATGGGCCTGCCCATGAGCCAGTTCGACAAGGACGACATCGACGACATGGGGCTCCTGAAGCTCGACATCCTCGGGGTGCGGATGCAGAGCACGATGGCGTACGCGCTGGACGAGATCCACCGCATCCACGGCACGCGCTCGGCGGTCGCGGGCGGCGTGCCGGTCGACGCGCGCTACGTGCACCGCGACGGGCGCATCGAGCTCGACGAGATCCCGCACGACGACGAGGAGACGTTCCAGGCCATCCGCACCACGCACACGCTCGGCATGTTCCAGATCGAGTCGCCCGGGCAGCGTGAGCTCATCGGCAAGATGCAGCCGGACGTCTACGAGGACCTCATCGCCGACATCTCGCTGTTCCGGCCGGGGCCCATGAAGGGCAACATGGTCGCGCCGTTCCTCGACACGAAGCACGGCATCACCCGGCCCGACTACCTGCACCCCCGGTTCGCGCCGTTCCTCGCGTCCACGTTCGGCGTCGTCATCTACCACGAGCAGGTCATCCGGATCTTCGCCGACTGCATGCAGGTCTCCCTCGCGGAGGCCGACGAGCTGCGCCGCAACATGGAGCGGATGGACACGGTGGTCGAGCAGGCGTTCCGGGAGCGCACGACCGCGCACGTCGACGGGCGCACGGGCCGGCGCCCCTTCTCGGACGCCGACGTCGAGCGCATCTGGAAGGCGCTGAAGGGCTTCGGCTCGTTCGGGTTCTGCAAGGCGCACGGCGCCGCGTTCGCGCTGCCCACCTGGCAGAGCGCGTGGCTGAAGACGCACTACCCGGCGGAGTTCCTCGCGGGGCTCCTCACGCACGACCCCGGCATGTACCCCAAGCGCCTGCTCCTCACGGAGGCCCGGCGCATGGGGGTGCCCGTGCTGCCGCTCGACGTGAACCGGTCGACCGGCGTCTACCGGGTCGAGCGCGTCGCGGGCGAGGGGACGTCGGGGCGCACCCGCATCGGCGAGCTGGGGATCCGGCTGTCGCTGCAGGACGTGCACGGCATGAGCCAGGCGGAGCTGGAGCGCATCGAGCGGGGCCAGCCCTACGACTCCATCAGCGACTTCTACGCGAAGGCGCAGCCGTCGCGCGCGCTGCTCGAGCGGCTGGCCGCGGTGGGCGCGCTCGACTCGCTCGCGACGTCCGCGGATGACGCCGAAGCCGCCGCCCGCGGGGCCGCGTCGCGCGGCGACGTGATGGCGTTCGCCCGGCGGCTGACGGCGCGCGCGGCCCGGCCCGCGGATCCGGCCGGCCAGCTGCCGCTGTTCGTCGACGACCGCGACCTCATCCCGCGCGGCTCGCCCGACCCCGACGGCCGAGCGCGCGTCGCCGCCGAGCTCGACATCCTGCAGATGGAGGTCACCGAGCACGTCCTGGAGAGCTACCGGCCCATGCTCGACGAGCTCGGGGTCATCCCGGCGAGCCAGCTGCTCGAGGTGCGCAGCGGATCCGAGGTGGTGGTCGCGGGCATCCGCATCGCCACGCAGACGCCGCCCATGCGCAGCGGCAAGCGCGTCGTCTTCATCAGCCTCGACGACGGCTCGGGCTGCTCCGACTCCACCTTCTTCGACGAGGCGCAGCAGAAGGCCGGGCCCATGCTCTTCGGCACGCGGCTGCTCGTGATCCGCGGGCGCACCCGGCGCACGGGCGAGCGGGGCGTCTCCATCCAGGCGGAGGACGCGTGGGACCTCAAGGAGATGTGGGCGCGCTGGCAGGACGCGAGGCGGCAGGGCGGCGGGGGCGACGGCGGGGCCGACGGGGTGGACGACGCGGCCCAGGTGGCCTGAACCCGCCAGCCCGCGGGATGATGGGGGCACCCGAGACCGAAGCCCGAGGCCGCACGTGCGCATCACCACGACCGTCCGCACCACCACGCGGATCCCGTTCGTCCAGGTGGTCAAGACCTCCGTCGCCGCGATCATCGCCTGGTTCGTGTGCATCGCCCTGCTGCCCGCGCAGCTGCCCATCTTCGCGACCATTGCGGCGCTGCTCGTGGTGCAGCCGAGCATCAACCAGACATTCGGAAAGGCGGTCGAGCGCAGCCTCGGCGTGATCACGGGCGTGCTGCTGGCGCTCGTCCTCGGCCTCGCGCTCGGCACGTCGAGCGGGGTGGTGCTCCTCGCGGTCGTCGTCGCCGTGCTGGTGGGCTGGGTGTTCCGGCTGACGCCCGGGTCGAGCACGCAGATCCCCATCAGCGCGATGCTCGTGCTCGCCATCGGCCAGCTCTCGCCCGTGTACGCGGTCGACCGCATCGTGGAGACGATCCTCGGCGCGGCCATCGGCGTGGTGGTCAACATCGTGATCGCGCCGCCCGTGCTGCACGAGGCGAGCCGGCGCGCGGTGGTCGGCCTCGCGGGCGACTGCGCCGCCGCCCTCGACCGGCTGGCGGGTGCGCTGTGCGAGCCCGTTGACCGCGAGGAGCTCGACCGCATGCTCGCCCGCGCCCGCGAGCTCCGGCCGCGGCACACGAAGGCCGTCGCCGAGGTCGACAAGGGCCTCGAGAGCCTCACCCTCAACCCGCTCCGGCGGCGGCACCGCGCGCTGCTCGAGGCCGACCGGGAGCTGCTCGCGACGCTCACGGTGCTCGTCAACCGCGTGGTCGGCATGACGCGCGCCGTGCACGACCGCTACGACCCGTCGCTCGCCGAGGAGCCCGTGGTGCGCGGGATCGCGACCGAGCTGACGCGCGCCGCCCACGACGTGCGGCTCCTGGCCGAGCACGCGCTGCCGGGCGACGGCCGCGCGGACGGCTCCGATCCGCGGGAGGAGCCCGCGCTCACGGCGCCGCTCGTGGTGCTGCAGCCGAGCGAGGAGCACTGGATCCTCATCGGCTCGCTGCTCGAGGACATCCGCCGCATCCGCTCGGAGATCATCGGCGGCGCCGAGTGACCCGGCCCTTGCCCGGCTACAGCCCGCTCGAGCTCGACCCGGATCCGGCCGCCTCCGGCCTCGTGTCGGGCAGCACCCCCACCGCCCTCGGCGTCGTCCGGCACCGCCACGTCGAGGTGCGCGGCTCGGACACCGCGACGGTGCTGCTGCACGGCGCCGCCGGATCCTGGACCACCTGGACGCCGCTGATCCGCACCGCGCGCGACGCCGGCGTCCCGTTCGCGGACGTGGTCGCGATCGACCTGCCCGGCTGGGGCGGCTCGGAGCTCGACGCGACCGACGACGAGGCGACGGTCGACGCCATCGCCGACGCCGTCCGCGCCGTGGTCGACGGCCTCGGCTACGCGCGCTTCCGGCTCGTCGGCCACTCGATGGGCGGCTTCATCGCCCTGCACCTGGCCGCGCGCGACCCCGACCGCGCCGTCTCCGTGGAGCTCGTCTCGCCCACCACGTACTCGGTCATCGCGAGCGTCGCGCATCCCGTGCGGGAGTTCCGGCTCATCCCGGGCTTCACGATGATGCTCGGCGTGATGCGCACGATGCGCCGGCTCGGCCGCCCGGGCACCGCGCTCATCCGCGGCGTCGGCCGCATCCGCCTCATGCGGCCGGTCGCGCTGCCGCTGTTCGCCCACGGCTGGCACGTGCGCCGCTCGATCGTCGACGCGATCGCGACCGAGGCACGCCCGCGCGCGTTCTCGCTGGCCGCGGAGGTGACGCGCGGCTACGACGCCGACGGCCTCTGGTCGCGCATCGCGTGCCCGGTGGTCGCGGTGCGCGGCGACGACGACGTGTTCGTCTCCCCGGACGACCTCGACCTGCTGGTGCGCGCGGTACCGTCGCTGCGGTCGGCGGTGATCCGCGACGCCGGACACTTCGCGCACGTCGAGCGCCCGGTCGAGACGCTCCGCGCGCTCGGCCTCGTCCGCTGAGGGACGCCGCCGGGCACGACGACGCCCCCGCTCCCTCTGAGGGGAACGGGGGCGTCGGATCCGCGTGACGCGGAGGCGGCCGGACGGATGCCCGGCCGGTGCGCGCTAGGTGTACCCGGCCATGACGTTGGTGACACTTCGGGGCGTGTGAGGAGGCCTCCTGGCTTGATGGAGCTGTCTAGTTCTGCCACTGCCAGGAGGCCTCGATGTCCCACGCTAATGCTCGTCTGACGGTTCACGGGAGGGTTCTCCTCGTGCGGCGGGTGGTCGAGGATCGTCGGCGGGTCTCGCATGTCGCGCGCGAACTCGGTGTGTCGCGTCAGTGCGCGCATCGGTGGGTGAATCGGTTCCGGTCCGAGGGTTTCGAAGGCTTGTCGGACCGGTCCTCGAGGCCGAGACGGGTGCC from Clavibacter michiganensis subsp. insidiosus harbors:
- a CDS encoding DUF6504 family protein encodes the protein MRIDEDVEVELSGDGSPLRFTWRGVVYGVVSSPERWIARVDWWQRTGRAPRGASAHLLELRMWRVEAVPLTTGARRVDGSFDLSVDARGRWSLVTASDEELDVRLFA
- the pnuC gene encoding nicotinamide riboside transporter PnuC, with the translated sequence MAALEWLFDAQLRIGDQTILWREIVGNLFGLASALGGMRRKVWAWPVGIVGNVLLFTVFLGAVFGTPNPVNLLGQAGRQVMFIAVSVYGWYRWQQARHGGAPVVPQWASGRERILLVVALVGGTAILTPVFRALGSYEPVWADAWIFVGSLLATYGMAKGWVEFWLIWVAVDLVGVPLLVSAGYYASAFMYVFYGAFTLTGFFVWMRARGTGAPAVETAFPDPRVVEAPADR
- a CDS encoding LCP family protein, translating into MKGIGMVAAVAFAAAASLLTIVFADLSRTVADNTVDISDGQTMPPSLGGIDGGANILIVGSDSRAGQGDGYGAAKDVGTATLNDVTMLLHISEDSSRATVISFPRDMLVPIPECEGPDGTKYAASSRAQLNESLSRGGFECTVRMVEGLTGLDIPYGGVVQFNGVVEMSNAVGGVEVCVANGIYDKKTDLSLDPGIHPLQGKDAVQFLRTRAGVGDGSDISRIGNQQVFLSALVRTIKSTDTLTNPAKLYGIARAVVDNMQLSTSLANLDTLVSVALTFKDIPLDDVVFVQYPGTVLANGRVQPDTDAAAQLVGLLASDADFSLGQTGQTDESGSVPADGTTTPPATTEPPTDGSAPAPAPTSEVLDESITGQTAAQSTCSNGRG
- a CDS encoding dienelactone hydrolase family protein, with amino-acid sequence MPVILSEIPLPAAAPEASPGLHGVLAVPAGEGPWPAVVVVHEAFGVTDVMRRQAERLAEAGFLALMPDLFSAGGARRCLVATFRTLAAGEGRAFVDVESARRALLARADCTGRVGVIGFCMGGGFALAAASRGFDASSVNYGMLPEDLDGVLEGACPIVASYGGRDRQLAGSADRLEAALSAHGIAHDVREYPAAGHSFLNDAEMGPRPLRPVLRAVGMGPEPASAADAWHRIDAFLDAHLRDEESTGA
- a CDS encoding glucose-6-phosphate dehydrogenase, coding for MTSEPSTLVILGASGDLTERLLLPGLGSLVASDRGRRIQLIGTGRSERSAQEWTKTVRTAFDSVDATGRRAAGIVSSTKYIQADPTDLDDLKRVLDACEGAPALYFALPPAISIAVCEQLAKLDLPEGTTLALEKPFGSNSRSAAQLNRQLLKLVPEDRIHRTDHFLGLSTVLNLVSLRFANRFFESVWSAKDIEQVEILYDETLALEGRAAYYDKSGALVDMIQSHLLQVLAVFAMEPPASIDPDDLRSNIASVLRATEVWDNDPIAHSRRARYTGATVDGTRIPAYAKEDGVDPANETETLAEVTFGVANARWAGVPFRLRSGKALKEASKRIIVTFKPVAHLPRGLHGSARPDRLIIDLKPDGISLEVTMDGTGEPFTLTQSTFRAEFAEPELTPYGEVLDGILAGDPRLSVRGDVAERCWRIVAPVMRAWKGDRVPMAEYRAGTAGPTAWRCPPAPAAPAAPASRMTDPWASSPPGGGALVAS
- a CDS encoding DNA polymerase III subunit alpha, which gives rise to MSFTHLHVASAFSAHFGTTAPETLVDEVASRGASAAAITDRDGLYGAVRHIRRCIAAGVSPVVGAELGLTGEHPGRITVLAHGGTRGQGWAALSRLISASHGRGTARSTARSAQAGIARTRPPAFLLGEEGPVGTVMLGPDSDVGRAVAAGDHALASRHLAEWARLLPGAVVVEVVCHFTEPGESGSLRHAARMLELAEAHRIPAVLTNAVRYLEPDDALTGDVLDSAGTLRPLGSFRPQPNGQAWLKTPAEMQGIAREVAGASSLDRRAGEALLRATEELADRCHLDPDADLAWRKPKLPEKSVIGVTGDPDEALWRKAEAGVTERFGHVDEAMRQRVLARMRTELTTITGFGFATYFLTVADVCALMRDMGVRNQARGSGAGSLVNYLLRISNVDPLEHDLLFERFLGKVRSTLPDIDIDVESARRHEVYHRVFEKYGSNRVTLLSMQNTYRARGAARDAGLALDLDEQQIDFIAKNIWRFNAREFRAVLETKPELKPIADLVRDDPSIDLLVDLTERLDRLPRHISMHPCGVILGDSDLLSTSPVQPSGMGLPMSQFDKDDIDDMGLLKLDILGVRMQSTMAYALDEIHRIHGTRSAVAGGVPVDARYVHRDGRIELDEIPHDDEETFQAIRTTHTLGMFQIESPGQRELIGKMQPDVYEDLIADISLFRPGPMKGNMVAPFLDTKHGITRPDYLHPRFAPFLASTFGVVIYHEQVIRIFADCMQVSLAEADELRRNMERMDTVVEQAFRERTTAHVDGRTGRRPFSDADVERIWKALKGFGSFGFCKAHGAAFALPTWQSAWLKTHYPAEFLAGLLTHDPGMYPKRLLLTEARRMGVPVLPLDVNRSTGVYRVERVAGEGTSGRTRIGELGIRLSLQDVHGMSQAELERIERGQPYDSISDFYAKAQPSRALLERLAAVGALDSLATSADDAEAAARGAASRGDVMAFARRLTARAARPADPAGQLPLFVDDRDLIPRGSPDPDGRARVAAELDILQMEVTEHVLESYRPMLDELGVIPASQLLEVRSGSEVVVAGIRIATQTPPMRSGKRVVFISLDDGSGCSDSTFFDEAQQKAGPMLFGTRLLVIRGRTRRTGERGVSIQAEDAWDLKEMWARWQDARRQGGGGDGGADGVDDAAQVA
- a CDS encoding FUSC family protein yields the protein MRITTTVRTTTRIPFVQVVKTSVAAIIAWFVCIALLPAQLPIFATIAALLVVQPSINQTFGKAVERSLGVITGVLLALVLGLALGTSSGVVLLAVVVAVLVGWVFRLTPGSSTQIPISAMLVLAIGQLSPVYAVDRIVETILGAAIGVVVNIVIAPPVLHEASRRAVVGLAGDCAAALDRLAGALCEPVDREELDRMLARARELRPRHTKAVAEVDKGLESLTLNPLRRRHRALLEADRELLATLTVLVNRVVGMTRAVHDRYDPSLAEEPVVRGIATELTRAAHDVRLLAEHALPGDGRADGSDPREEPALTAPLVVLQPSEEHWILIGSLLEDIRRIRSEIIGGAE
- a CDS encoding alpha/beta fold hydrolase encodes the protein MTRPLPGYSPLELDPDPAASGLVSGSTPTALGVVRHRHVEVRGSDTATVLLHGAAGSWTTWTPLIRTARDAGVPFADVVAIDLPGWGGSELDATDDEATVDAIADAVRAVVDGLGYARFRLVGHSMGGFIALHLAARDPDRAVSVELVSPTTYSVIASVAHPVREFRLIPGFTMMLGVMRTMRRLGRPGTALIRGVGRIRLMRPVALPLFAHGWHVRRSIVDAIATEARPRAFSLAAEVTRGYDADGLWSRIACPVVAVRGDDDVFVSPDDLDLLVRAVPSLRSAVIRDAGHFAHVERPVETLRALGLVR